A stretch of Candidatus Neomarinimicrobiota bacterium DNA encodes these proteins:
- the eno gene encoding phosphopyruvate hydratase — MSSRIAAVKAREILDSRGNPTVEVDVELEDGSSGRAAVPSGASTGTHEAVELRDGDRNRYLGKGVMKAVDNVRSTLQSAVCGLDVLDQRNVDKALIEADGTSNKKKLGANSILGVSLAAAKAGADYSQQPLFSYIGGDDATLIPIPMMNILNGGTHADNNVDIQEFMIFPVGAASFSEALQMGTETFHHLKEVLQGRGLNTAVGDEGGFAPDLRSNEEAIEVVLEAVAKTGYQTGKQLFLALDVAASEIFDAGKGVYRLESEDRELTSDEMVEYYSDLVSKYPIISIEDGLSEDDWAGWGLLNRLLGEKIQIVGDDLTVTNVVRLQRAIEERAMNAILIKLNQIGTMTETIEAIRIARENGMAAVISHRSGETEDTTISDFSVATGVGQIKSGSASRTDRICKYNQLLRIEELLGDKASFASMNVLGHLTASVVT, encoded by the coding sequence ATGAGTAGTCGTATAGCAGCTGTTAAAGCACGGGAAATCCTCGATTCGCGGGGGAATCCTACAGTCGAAGTGGATGTTGAACTCGAGGACGGCAGCTCAGGCCGAGCGGCTGTACCGTCAGGTGCATCAACTGGTACTCACGAGGCGGTTGAACTGCGCGATGGCGACAGGAACCGTTATCTCGGCAAGGGGGTGATGAAGGCTGTCGATAATGTTAGAAGTACCTTGCAGAGTGCTGTGTGCGGTCTTGATGTTCTTGATCAACGCAATGTGGACAAAGCGCTGATTGAGGCTGACGGTACTTCGAATAAAAAGAAGCTGGGGGCCAATTCGATTCTTGGTGTATCTCTGGCTGCGGCCAAAGCAGGTGCTGATTACTCACAGCAGCCGCTATTCAGCTACATCGGCGGTGATGATGCTACCCTTATTCCTATCCCCATGATGAATATTCTGAATGGCGGCACGCATGCTGATAACAATGTGGATATTCAGGAATTCATGATTTTTCCAGTGGGAGCGGCAAGTTTCTCCGAAGCGTTGCAAATGGGAACAGAGACGTTTCATCACCTGAAAGAAGTCCTGCAAGGCAGGGGACTCAACACGGCGGTGGGGGATGAGGGTGGATTTGCACCTGACCTGAGATCGAACGAGGAAGCTATCGAGGTAGTGTTGGAAGCTGTAGCAAAAACAGGATATCAGACTGGCAAACAGCTTTTCTTGGCGCTGGATGTTGCTGCCAGCGAAATCTTTGATGCCGGTAAAGGCGTCTATCGATTGGAATCAGAGGATCGAGAGCTGACATCTGATGAAATGGTGGAGTACTATTCAGATCTCGTCTCCAAGTATCCTATCATATCTATCGAAGACGGACTCTCAGAGGATGATTGGGCAGGATGGGGGCTTCTAAACCGTCTTTTGGGGGAGAAGATTCAGATTGTTGGAGATGATCTAACCGTAACTAATGTGGTCCGTCTGCAGAGGGCGATAGAAGAGAGGGCGATGAATGCCATCCTCATCAAACTTAACCAGATCGGTACGATGACCGAAACGATAGAAGCTATCCGCATCGCGCGCGAAAATGGTATGGCAGCAGTAATCTCGCACAGGTCGGGAGAGACAGAAGATACAACCATTTCGGATTTCAGCGTTGCCACCGGTGTTGGTCAGATCAAGAGTGGATCGGCTTCACGGACAGACAGGATATGTAAGTACAATCAGCTGCTTAGAATTGAGGAGCTTTTGGGCGATAAAGCGTCATTTGCAAGCATGAATGTTCTAGGTCATCTGACAGCGTCCGTTGTAACCTAA
- a CDS encoding septum formation initiator family protein, translating into MKKRRRHRRPIPARGSQNRNILPKLLILVAAILIIIFILGDHGIYRLYSMKREKERLLKEINKLRGEQQKLLAEKDRLENDLEYIERLARERHRMAKKGEKVFKVLEKPEL; encoded by the coding sequence GTGAAAAAAAGAAGGCGTCACCGCAGGCCAATACCCGCAAGGGGGTCTCAGAATCGTAACATCCTGCCGAAGTTGCTCATTCTCGTGGCCGCAATTCTCATCATTATTTTCATTTTAGGTGATCACGGTATTTACAGGCTGTACAGTATGAAGCGGGAAAAAGAACGGCTGTTGAAAGAGATCAACAAGTTGCGCGGAGAACAGCAGAAGCTACTAGCTGAAAAGGACAGGCTGGAGAATGATCTGGAGTATATTGAGCGCCTGGCCCGGGAACGTCACAGGATGGCAAAAAAAGGTGAAAAAGTGTTTAAGGTTCTGGAGAAACCGGAGCTTTAG
- a CDS encoding flagellar motor protein MotB: protein MARQVSKVSFNEAKSRSTAWAVTFGDMVTLLLTFFIMLLVIMNDAEKHIDRIINMLLDQTYVELHEQLHSAYVSVERATKGVKITLASGQLFRSGGAELRPEVHPLIQQIGMIIKMSRIIRVNQDPELKPFIDAVKRGDKTLNIEIRCEGHTDDVPLPLELQTKWQSNWELSTARALNIVELLSQYAGIGEEKFSAMGYGEFRPVDSNDNTEGRANNRRVEIYLDAFLTTQTITL, encoded by the coding sequence ATGGCACGGCAAGTCTCAAAAGTCTCCTTTAACGAAGCCAAATCCAGAAGTACGGCGTGGGCCGTAACATTCGGTGATATGGTCACCTTACTGTTGACGTTCTTTATCATGTTACTCGTTATCATGAACGATGCCGAAAAACACATTGACCGCATCATCAACATGCTGCTGGACCAAACATACGTCGAATTACACGAACAGCTTCACTCCGCTTATGTATCAGTGGAACGCGCAACCAAAGGAGTAAAAATAACTCTGGCGAGTGGCCAACTGTTCCGCTCGGGTGGTGCCGAACTCAGACCTGAAGTACACCCTCTCATTCAGCAGATCGGCATGATCATCAAGATGTCGCGCATCATACGGGTCAATCAGGATCCGGAACTGAAACCGTTCATCGATGCCGTCAAGCGGGGTGATAAAACCCTTAACATTGAAATCAGGTGCGAAGGACATACCGACGATGTCCCCCTGCCGCTGGAACTTCAAACTAAATGGCAATCAAACTGGGAGCTGTCCACAGCTCGCGCGCTAAATATTGTGGAGCTTCTGAGTCAGTATGCTGGCATAGGTGAAGAAAAGTTTTCAGCTATGGGGTACGGTGAATTCCGGCCTGTTGATTCTAACGACAATACAGAAGGACGCGCCAACAACCGCCGTGTTGAAATTTATCTCGATGCTTTCCTGACCACCCAGACAATTACGCTTTAG